Proteins found in one Balaenoptera musculus isolate JJ_BM4_2016_0621 chromosome 4, mBalMus1.pri.v3, whole genome shotgun sequence genomic segment:
- the TNK2 gene encoding activated CDC42 kinase 1 isoform X7, giving the protein MPAARRFPGLELSFPLLARLRRRLYTRLGSSSMQPEEGTGWLLELLSEVQLQQYFLRLRDDLNVTRLSHFEYVKNEDLEKIGMGRPGQRRLWEAVKRRKAVCKRKSWMSKSTFRKTSPTPGGPAVEGSLQSLTCLIGEKDLHLFEKLGDGSFGVVRRGEWDAPSGKTVSVAVKCLKPDVLSQPEAMDDFIREVNAMHSLDHRNLIRLYGVVLTPPMKMVTELAPLGSLLDRLRKHQGHFLLGTLSRYAVQVAEGMGYLESKRFIHRDLAARNLLLATRDLVKIGDFGLMRALPQNDDHYVMQEHRKVPFAWCAPESLKTRTFSHASDTWMFGVTLWEMFTYGQEPWIGLNGSQILHKIDKEGERLPRPEDCPQDIYNVMVQCWAHKPEDRPTFVALRDFLLEAQPTDMRALQDFEEPDKLHIQMNDVITVIEGRAENYWWRGQNTRTLCVGPFPRNVVTSVAGLSAQDISQPLQNSFIHTGHGDSDPRHCWGFPDRIDELYLGNPMDPPDLLSVELSTSRPTQHLGRVKREPPPRPPQPAIFTQKPTYDPVSEDQDPLSSDFKRLGLRKPGLPRGLWLAKPSARVPGTKAGRGSSEVTLIDFGEEPVVPAPQPCAPSLAQLAMGACSLLDKTPPQSPSRALPRPLHPTPVVDWDARPLPPPPAYDDVAQDEDDFEVCSINSTLVSAGVSAGPSQGETNYAFVPEPARLFPPLEDNLFLPPQGGGKPPNSAQTAEIFQALQQECMRQLQVPAGSLVPSPSPVGDDKPQVPPRVPIPPRPTRPRGELSPAPSGEEEMGRWPGPASPPRVPPREPLSPQGSRTPSPLVPRGSSPLPPRLSSSPGKTMPTTQSFASDPKYATPQVIQAPGPRAGPCILPIVRDGKKVSNTHYYLLPERPPYLERYQRFLRETRSPEEPAPMPVPLLLPPPGIPAPAAPTATVRPMPQAAPDPKANFSTNTSNSGAQPPALRATARLPQRGCPGDGPEAGRPADKIQMLQAMVHGVTTEECQAALQSHSWSVQRAAQYLKVEQLFGLGLRPRGECHKVLEMFDWNLEQAGCHLLGSCGPAHHKR; this is encoded by the exons TCGGTTCCCTGGCCTAgagctctccttccctcttctggcCAGACTCCGGCGGAGACTCTACACA AGGCTGGGGAGCAGCAGCATGCAGCCGGAGGAGGGCACAGGCTGGCTGCTGGAGCTGCTGTCCGAGGTGCAGCTGCAGCAATATTTCCTGCGGCTCCGCGACGACCTCAACGTTACCCGCCTGTCCCACTTTGAGTATGTCAAGAATGAGGACCTGGAGAAGATTGGCATGGGCCGGCCTG GCCAGCGGCGGCTGTGGGAGGCTGTGAAGAGGAGGAAGGCCGTGTGCAAGCGCAAGTCCTGGATGAGCAAG AGCACCTTCCGGAAGACCTCACCCACCCCCGGAGGCCCAGCAGTGGAGGGATCCCTGCAGAGCCTCACCTGCCTCATTGGGGAGAAGGACCTGCATCTCTTTGAGAAGCTGGGAGATGGCTCCTTTGGCGTGGTGCGCAGGGGCGAGTGGGACGCCCCCTCAGGGAAGACG GTGAGTGTGGCTGTGAAGTGCCTGAAGCCTGATGTGCTGAGCCAGCCAGAGGCCATGGACGACTTCATCCGGGAGGTCAATGCCATGCACTCGCTTGACCACCGAAACCTCATTCGCCTCTACGGTGTGGTGCTCACGCCGCCCATGAAGATG GTGACAGAGCTGGCACCTCTGGGATCGTTGTTGGACCGGCTGCGCAAGCACCAGGGCCACTTCCTCCTGGGTACCCTGAGCCGCTACGCTGTGCAGGTGGCTGAGGGCATGGGCTACCTGGAGTCCAAGCGCTTTATTCACCGTGACCTGGCCGCCCGCAATCTGCTGTTGGCCACCCGTGACCTGGTCAAGATCGGGGACTTCGGGCTGATGCGAGCACTACCCCAGAATGACGACCACTACGTCATGCAGGAGCATCGCAAGGTGCCCTTTGCCTG GTGTGCCCCTGAGAGCCTGAAGACTCGCACCTTCTCCCATGCCAGCGACACCTGGATGTTTGGGGTCACGCTGTGGGAGATGTTCACCTATGGCCAGGAGCCCTGGATTGGCCTCAATGGCAGTCAG ATCCTGCATAAGATTGACAAGGAGGGAGAGCGTCTGCCTCGGCCCGAGGACTGCCCCCAGGACATCTACAATGTCATGGTTCAGTGCTGGGCTCACAAGCCAGAGGACAGACCCACCTTTGTGGCCCTGAGGGACTTCCTGCTGGAG gcccagcccactGACATGCGGGCCCTTCAGGACTTTGAGGAACCAGACAAGCTGCACATCCAGATGAACGATGTCATCACCGTCATTGAGGGGAG GGCTGAGAATTACTGGTGGCGCGGGCAGAACACACGGACGCTGTGCGTGGGGCCCTTCCCTCGCAACGTGGTGACCTCTGTGGCCGGCCTGTCGGCCCAGGACATCAGCCAGCCCCTGCAGAACAGCTTCATTCACACAGGGCATGGTGACAGCGACCCCCGGcactgctggggcttccctgacaGGATTGATGA ACTGTATCTGGGAAACCCCATGGACCCTCCCGACCTGCTGAGTGTGGAACTGAGCACCTCCAGACCCACCCAGCATCTGGGCAGGGTGAAAA GGGAGCCTCCACCTCGCCCTCCTCAGCCTGCCATCTTCACTCAGA AACCAACCTACGACCCTGTGAGTGAGGACCAAGACCCCCTGTCCAGCGACTTCAAGAGGCTGGGCCTGCGGAAGCCAGGACTGCCCCGTGGGCTGTGGCTCGCGAAGCCCTCGGCCCGGGTGCCGGGCACCAAAGCAGGCCGCGGGAGCAGTGAGGTCACGCTCATCGACTTTGGTGAGGAGCCCGTGGTCCCGGCCCCGCAGCCCTGTGCGCCCTCACTGGCGCAGCTGGCCATGGGTGCCTGCTCCTTGCTGGACAAGACCCCGCCGCAGAGCCCCTCGCGGGCGCTGCCCCGGCCCCTGCATCCCACGCCGGTGGTGGACTGGGATGCGCGCCCGCTGCCCCCGCCTCCTGCCTACGACGACGTGGCCCAGGATGAGGATGACTTTGAGGTCTGCTCCATCAACAGCACCCTAGTGAGTGCAGGGGTCTCTGCTGGGCCCAGCCAGGGCGAGACCAATTACGCCTTTGTGCCTGAGCCGGCGCGGCTCTTCCCTCCCCTGGAGGACAACCTGTTCCTCCCGCCTCAGGGTGGGGGCAAGCCGCCCAACTCAGCGCAGACCGCAGAGATCTTCCAGGCGCTGCAGCAGGAGTGCATGCGGCAGCTACAGGTCCCGGCCGGCTCTCTGGTCCCCTCGCCCAGCCCGGTGGGCGACGACAAGCCCCAGGTGCCCCCCCGTGTGCCCATCCCCCCGAGGCCCACGCGCCCACGTGGGGAGCTGTCTCCAGCCCCCTCGGGCGAGGAGGAGATGGGGCGGTGGCCTggacctgcctcccctccccgggTACCACCCCGGGAGCCCCTGTCCCCACAAGGCTCCAGGACCCCCAGCCCCTTGGTGCCACGCGGCAGCTCCCCGCTGCCACCCCGGCTCTCCAGCTCACCTGGGAAGACCATGCCCACCACCCAGAGCTTCGCCTCAGACCCCAAGTATGCCACACCCCAGGTGATCCAGGCACCTGGCCCCCGGGCTGGCCCCTGCATCTTACCCATTGTCCGCGATGGCAAGAAGGTCAGCAACACCCACTACTACCTGCTGCCTGAGCGCCCACCCTACCTGGAGCGCTACCAGCGCTTCCTACGTGAGACCCGGAGTCCCGAAGAGCCGGCCCCCATGCCTGTGCCCCTGCTGCTGCCCCCTCCCGGCATCCCAGCTCCTGCCGCCCCCACTGCCACCGTTCGACCAATGCCTCAGGCTGCCCCAGACCCCAAGGCTAACTTCTCCACCAACACCAGCAACTCAGGGGCCCAGCCGCCAGCCCTGAGGGCCACTGCTCGGCTGCCACAGAGGGGCTGCCCCGGGGACGGGCCAGAGGCTGGAAGGCCAGCAGACAAGATCCAGATG CTGCAGGCCATGGTGCATGGGGTGACCACAGAGGAGTGCCAGGCGGCCCTGCAGAGCCACAGCTGGAGCGTGCAGAGGGCTGCCCAGTATCTGAAG GTGGAGCAGCTCTTTGGTTTGGGTCTGCGGCCGCGAGGCGAGTGCCACAAAGTGCTGGAGATGTTCGACTGGAACTTGGAGCAGGCTGGCTGCCACCTGCTGGGCTCCTGCGGCCCAGCCCACCACAA GCGCTGA
- the TNK2 gene encoding activated CDC42 kinase 1 isoform X1: MPAARRFPGLELSFPLLARLRRRLYTRLGSSSMQPEEGTGWLLELLSEVQLQQYFLRLRDDLNVTRLSHFEYVKNEDLEKIGMGRPGQRRLWEAVKRRKAVCKRKSWMSKGSIWPLAAFKQVFSGKRLEAEFPPHHSQSTFRKTSPTPGGPAVEGSLQSLTCLIGEKDLHLFEKLGDGSFGVVRRGEWDAPSGKTVSVAVKCLKPDVLSQPEAMDDFIREVNAMHSLDHRNLIRLYGVVLTPPMKMVTELAPLGSLLDRLRKHQGHFLLGTLSRYAVQVAEGMGYLESKRFIHRDLAARNLLLATRDLVKIGDFGLMRALPQNDDHYVMQEHRKVPFAWCAPESLKTRTFSHASDTWMFGVTLWEMFTYGQEPWIGLNGSQILHKIDKEGERLPRPEDCPQDIYNVMVQCWAHKPEDRPTFVALRDFLLEAQPTDMRALQDFEEPDKLHIQMNDVITVIEGRAENYWWRGQNTRTLCVGPFPRNVVTSVAGLSAQDISQPLQNSFIHTGHGDSDPRHCWGFPDRIDELYLGNPMDPPDLLSVELSTSRPTQHLGRVKREPPPRPPQPAIFTQKPTYDPVSEDQDPLSSDFKRLGLRKPGLPRGLWLAKPSARVPGTKAGRGSSEVTLIDFGEEPVVPAPQPCAPSLAQLAMGACSLLDKTPPQSPSRALPRPLHPTPVVDWDARPLPPPPAYDDVAQDEDDFEVCSINSTLVSAGVSAGPSQGETNYAFVPEPARLFPPLEDNLFLPPQGGGKPPNSAQTAEIFQALQQECMRQLQVPAGSLVPSPSPVGDDKPQVPPRVPIPPRPTRPRGELSPAPSGEEEMGRWPGPASPPRVPPREPLSPQGSRTPSPLVPRGSSPLPPRLSSSPGKTMPTTQSFASDPKYATPQVIQAPGPRAGPCILPIVRDGKKVSNTHYYLLPERPPYLERYQRFLRETRSPEEPAPMPVPLLLPPPGIPAPAAPTATVRPMPQAAPDPKANFSTNTSNSGAQPPALRATARLPQRGCPGDGPEAGRPADKIQMLQAMVHGVTTEECQAALQSHSWSVQRAAQYLKVEQLFGLGLRPRGECHKVLEMFDWNLEQAGCHLLGSCGPAHHKR; the protein is encoded by the exons TCGGTTCCCTGGCCTAgagctctccttccctcttctggcCAGACTCCGGCGGAGACTCTACACA AGGCTGGGGAGCAGCAGCATGCAGCCGGAGGAGGGCACAGGCTGGCTGCTGGAGCTGCTGTCCGAGGTGCAGCTGCAGCAATATTTCCTGCGGCTCCGCGACGACCTCAACGTTACCCGCCTGTCCCACTTTGAGTATGTCAAGAATGAGGACCTGGAGAAGATTGGCATGGGCCGGCCTG GCCAGCGGCGGCTGTGGGAGGCTGTGAAGAGGAGGAAGGCCGTGTGCAAGCGCAAGTCCTGGATGAGCAAG GGTTCCATCTGGCCCCTGGCTGCCTTCAAACAGGTGTTCAGTGGAAAGCGGCTGGAGGCTGAGTTCCCCCCTCATCACTCTCAGAGCACCTTCCGGAAGACCTCACCCACCCCCGGAGGCCCAGCAGTGGAGGGATCCCTGCAGAGCCTCACCTGCCTCATTGGGGAGAAGGACCTGCATCTCTTTGAGAAGCTGGGAGATGGCTCCTTTGGCGTGGTGCGCAGGGGCGAGTGGGACGCCCCCTCAGGGAAGACG GTGAGTGTGGCTGTGAAGTGCCTGAAGCCTGATGTGCTGAGCCAGCCAGAGGCCATGGACGACTTCATCCGGGAGGTCAATGCCATGCACTCGCTTGACCACCGAAACCTCATTCGCCTCTACGGTGTGGTGCTCACGCCGCCCATGAAGATG GTGACAGAGCTGGCACCTCTGGGATCGTTGTTGGACCGGCTGCGCAAGCACCAGGGCCACTTCCTCCTGGGTACCCTGAGCCGCTACGCTGTGCAGGTGGCTGAGGGCATGGGCTACCTGGAGTCCAAGCGCTTTATTCACCGTGACCTGGCCGCCCGCAATCTGCTGTTGGCCACCCGTGACCTGGTCAAGATCGGGGACTTCGGGCTGATGCGAGCACTACCCCAGAATGACGACCACTACGTCATGCAGGAGCATCGCAAGGTGCCCTTTGCCTG GTGTGCCCCTGAGAGCCTGAAGACTCGCACCTTCTCCCATGCCAGCGACACCTGGATGTTTGGGGTCACGCTGTGGGAGATGTTCACCTATGGCCAGGAGCCCTGGATTGGCCTCAATGGCAGTCAG ATCCTGCATAAGATTGACAAGGAGGGAGAGCGTCTGCCTCGGCCCGAGGACTGCCCCCAGGACATCTACAATGTCATGGTTCAGTGCTGGGCTCACAAGCCAGAGGACAGACCCACCTTTGTGGCCCTGAGGGACTTCCTGCTGGAG gcccagcccactGACATGCGGGCCCTTCAGGACTTTGAGGAACCAGACAAGCTGCACATCCAGATGAACGATGTCATCACCGTCATTGAGGGGAG GGCTGAGAATTACTGGTGGCGCGGGCAGAACACACGGACGCTGTGCGTGGGGCCCTTCCCTCGCAACGTGGTGACCTCTGTGGCCGGCCTGTCGGCCCAGGACATCAGCCAGCCCCTGCAGAACAGCTTCATTCACACAGGGCATGGTGACAGCGACCCCCGGcactgctggggcttccctgacaGGATTGATGA ACTGTATCTGGGAAACCCCATGGACCCTCCCGACCTGCTGAGTGTGGAACTGAGCACCTCCAGACCCACCCAGCATCTGGGCAGGGTGAAAA GGGAGCCTCCACCTCGCCCTCCTCAGCCTGCCATCTTCACTCAGA AACCAACCTACGACCCTGTGAGTGAGGACCAAGACCCCCTGTCCAGCGACTTCAAGAGGCTGGGCCTGCGGAAGCCAGGACTGCCCCGTGGGCTGTGGCTCGCGAAGCCCTCGGCCCGGGTGCCGGGCACCAAAGCAGGCCGCGGGAGCAGTGAGGTCACGCTCATCGACTTTGGTGAGGAGCCCGTGGTCCCGGCCCCGCAGCCCTGTGCGCCCTCACTGGCGCAGCTGGCCATGGGTGCCTGCTCCTTGCTGGACAAGACCCCGCCGCAGAGCCCCTCGCGGGCGCTGCCCCGGCCCCTGCATCCCACGCCGGTGGTGGACTGGGATGCGCGCCCGCTGCCCCCGCCTCCTGCCTACGACGACGTGGCCCAGGATGAGGATGACTTTGAGGTCTGCTCCATCAACAGCACCCTAGTGAGTGCAGGGGTCTCTGCTGGGCCCAGCCAGGGCGAGACCAATTACGCCTTTGTGCCTGAGCCGGCGCGGCTCTTCCCTCCCCTGGAGGACAACCTGTTCCTCCCGCCTCAGGGTGGGGGCAAGCCGCCCAACTCAGCGCAGACCGCAGAGATCTTCCAGGCGCTGCAGCAGGAGTGCATGCGGCAGCTACAGGTCCCGGCCGGCTCTCTGGTCCCCTCGCCCAGCCCGGTGGGCGACGACAAGCCCCAGGTGCCCCCCCGTGTGCCCATCCCCCCGAGGCCCACGCGCCCACGTGGGGAGCTGTCTCCAGCCCCCTCGGGCGAGGAGGAGATGGGGCGGTGGCCTggacctgcctcccctccccgggTACCACCCCGGGAGCCCCTGTCCCCACAAGGCTCCAGGACCCCCAGCCCCTTGGTGCCACGCGGCAGCTCCCCGCTGCCACCCCGGCTCTCCAGCTCACCTGGGAAGACCATGCCCACCACCCAGAGCTTCGCCTCAGACCCCAAGTATGCCACACCCCAGGTGATCCAGGCACCTGGCCCCCGGGCTGGCCCCTGCATCTTACCCATTGTCCGCGATGGCAAGAAGGTCAGCAACACCCACTACTACCTGCTGCCTGAGCGCCCACCCTACCTGGAGCGCTACCAGCGCTTCCTACGTGAGACCCGGAGTCCCGAAGAGCCGGCCCCCATGCCTGTGCCCCTGCTGCTGCCCCCTCCCGGCATCCCAGCTCCTGCCGCCCCCACTGCCACCGTTCGACCAATGCCTCAGGCTGCCCCAGACCCCAAGGCTAACTTCTCCACCAACACCAGCAACTCAGGGGCCCAGCCGCCAGCCCTGAGGGCCACTGCTCGGCTGCCACAGAGGGGCTGCCCCGGGGACGGGCCAGAGGCTGGAAGGCCAGCAGACAAGATCCAGATG CTGCAGGCCATGGTGCATGGGGTGACCACAGAGGAGTGCCAGGCGGCCCTGCAGAGCCACAGCTGGAGCGTGCAGAGGGCTGCCCAGTATCTGAAG GTGGAGCAGCTCTTTGGTTTGGGTCTGCGGCCGCGAGGCGAGTGCCACAAAGTGCTGGAGATGTTCGACTGGAACTTGGAGCAGGCTGGCTGCCACCTGCTGGGCTCCTGCGGCCCAGCCCACCACAA GCGCTGA
- the TNK2 gene encoding activated CDC42 kinase 1 isoform X9, with protein MPAARRFPGLELSFPLLARLRRRLYTRLGSSSMQPEEGTGWLLELLSEVQLQQYFLRLRDDLNVTRLSHFEYVKNEDLEKIGMGRPGQRRLWEAVKRRKAVCKRKSWMSKGSIWPLAAFKQVFSGKRLEAEFPPHHSQSTFRKTSPTPGGPAVEGSLQSLTCLIGEKDLHLFEKLGDGSFGVVRRGEWDAPSGKTVSVAVKCLKPDVLSQPEAMDDFIREVNAMHSLDHRNLIRLYGVVLTPPMKMVTELAPLGSLLDRLRKHQGHFLLGTLSRYAVQVAEGMGYLESKRFIHRDLAARNLLLATRDLVKIGDFGLMRALPQNDDHYVMQEHRKVPFAWCAPESLKTRTFSHASDTWMFGVTLWEMFTYGQEPWIGLNGSQILHKIDKEGERLPRPEDCPQDIYNVMVQCWAHKPEDRPTFVALRDFLLEAQPTDMRALQDFEEPDKLHIQMNDVITVIEGRAENYWWRGQNTRTLCVGPFPRNVVTSVAGLSAQDISQPLQNSFIHTGHGDSDPRHCWGFPDRIDELYLGNPMDPPDLLSVELSTSRPTQHLGRVKREPPPRPPQPAIFTQKPTYDPVSEDQDPLSSDFKRLGLRKPGLPRGLWLAKPSARVPGTKAGRGSSEVTLIDFGEEPVVPAPQPCAPSLAQLAMGACSLLDKTPPQSPSRALPRPLHPTPVVDWDARPLPPPPAYDDVAQDEDDFEVCSINSTLVSAGVSAGPSQGETNYAFVPEPARLFPPLEDNLFLPPQGGGKPPNSAQTAEIFQALQQECMRQLQVPAGSLVPSPSPVGDDKPQVPPRVPIPPRPTRPRGELSPAPSGEEEMGRWPGPASPPRVPPREPLSPQGSRTPSPLVPRGSSPLPPRLSSSPGKTMPTTQSFASDPKYATPQVIQAPGPRAGPCILPIVRDGKKVSNTHYYLLPERPPYLERYQRFLRETRSPEEPAPMPVPLLLPPPGIPAPAAPTATVRPMPQAAPDPKANFSTNTSNSGAQPPALRATARLPQRGCPGDGPEAGRPADKIQMVEQLFGLGLRPRGECHKVLEMFDWNLEQAGCHLLGSCGPAHHKR; from the exons TCGGTTCCCTGGCCTAgagctctccttccctcttctggcCAGACTCCGGCGGAGACTCTACACA AGGCTGGGGAGCAGCAGCATGCAGCCGGAGGAGGGCACAGGCTGGCTGCTGGAGCTGCTGTCCGAGGTGCAGCTGCAGCAATATTTCCTGCGGCTCCGCGACGACCTCAACGTTACCCGCCTGTCCCACTTTGAGTATGTCAAGAATGAGGACCTGGAGAAGATTGGCATGGGCCGGCCTG GCCAGCGGCGGCTGTGGGAGGCTGTGAAGAGGAGGAAGGCCGTGTGCAAGCGCAAGTCCTGGATGAGCAAG GGTTCCATCTGGCCCCTGGCTGCCTTCAAACAGGTGTTCAGTGGAAAGCGGCTGGAGGCTGAGTTCCCCCCTCATCACTCTCAGAGCACCTTCCGGAAGACCTCACCCACCCCCGGAGGCCCAGCAGTGGAGGGATCCCTGCAGAGCCTCACCTGCCTCATTGGGGAGAAGGACCTGCATCTCTTTGAGAAGCTGGGAGATGGCTCCTTTGGCGTGGTGCGCAGGGGCGAGTGGGACGCCCCCTCAGGGAAGACG GTGAGTGTGGCTGTGAAGTGCCTGAAGCCTGATGTGCTGAGCCAGCCAGAGGCCATGGACGACTTCATCCGGGAGGTCAATGCCATGCACTCGCTTGACCACCGAAACCTCATTCGCCTCTACGGTGTGGTGCTCACGCCGCCCATGAAGATG GTGACAGAGCTGGCACCTCTGGGATCGTTGTTGGACCGGCTGCGCAAGCACCAGGGCCACTTCCTCCTGGGTACCCTGAGCCGCTACGCTGTGCAGGTGGCTGAGGGCATGGGCTACCTGGAGTCCAAGCGCTTTATTCACCGTGACCTGGCCGCCCGCAATCTGCTGTTGGCCACCCGTGACCTGGTCAAGATCGGGGACTTCGGGCTGATGCGAGCACTACCCCAGAATGACGACCACTACGTCATGCAGGAGCATCGCAAGGTGCCCTTTGCCTG GTGTGCCCCTGAGAGCCTGAAGACTCGCACCTTCTCCCATGCCAGCGACACCTGGATGTTTGGGGTCACGCTGTGGGAGATGTTCACCTATGGCCAGGAGCCCTGGATTGGCCTCAATGGCAGTCAG ATCCTGCATAAGATTGACAAGGAGGGAGAGCGTCTGCCTCGGCCCGAGGACTGCCCCCAGGACATCTACAATGTCATGGTTCAGTGCTGGGCTCACAAGCCAGAGGACAGACCCACCTTTGTGGCCCTGAGGGACTTCCTGCTGGAG gcccagcccactGACATGCGGGCCCTTCAGGACTTTGAGGAACCAGACAAGCTGCACATCCAGATGAACGATGTCATCACCGTCATTGAGGGGAG GGCTGAGAATTACTGGTGGCGCGGGCAGAACACACGGACGCTGTGCGTGGGGCCCTTCCCTCGCAACGTGGTGACCTCTGTGGCCGGCCTGTCGGCCCAGGACATCAGCCAGCCCCTGCAGAACAGCTTCATTCACACAGGGCATGGTGACAGCGACCCCCGGcactgctggggcttccctgacaGGATTGATGA ACTGTATCTGGGAAACCCCATGGACCCTCCCGACCTGCTGAGTGTGGAACTGAGCACCTCCAGACCCACCCAGCATCTGGGCAGGGTGAAAA GGGAGCCTCCACCTCGCCCTCCTCAGCCTGCCATCTTCACTCAGA AACCAACCTACGACCCTGTGAGTGAGGACCAAGACCCCCTGTCCAGCGACTTCAAGAGGCTGGGCCTGCGGAAGCCAGGACTGCCCCGTGGGCTGTGGCTCGCGAAGCCCTCGGCCCGGGTGCCGGGCACCAAAGCAGGCCGCGGGAGCAGTGAGGTCACGCTCATCGACTTTGGTGAGGAGCCCGTGGTCCCGGCCCCGCAGCCCTGTGCGCCCTCACTGGCGCAGCTGGCCATGGGTGCCTGCTCCTTGCTGGACAAGACCCCGCCGCAGAGCCCCTCGCGGGCGCTGCCCCGGCCCCTGCATCCCACGCCGGTGGTGGACTGGGATGCGCGCCCGCTGCCCCCGCCTCCTGCCTACGACGACGTGGCCCAGGATGAGGATGACTTTGAGGTCTGCTCCATCAACAGCACCCTAGTGAGTGCAGGGGTCTCTGCTGGGCCCAGCCAGGGCGAGACCAATTACGCCTTTGTGCCTGAGCCGGCGCGGCTCTTCCCTCCCCTGGAGGACAACCTGTTCCTCCCGCCTCAGGGTGGGGGCAAGCCGCCCAACTCAGCGCAGACCGCAGAGATCTTCCAGGCGCTGCAGCAGGAGTGCATGCGGCAGCTACAGGTCCCGGCCGGCTCTCTGGTCCCCTCGCCCAGCCCGGTGGGCGACGACAAGCCCCAGGTGCCCCCCCGTGTGCCCATCCCCCCGAGGCCCACGCGCCCACGTGGGGAGCTGTCTCCAGCCCCCTCGGGCGAGGAGGAGATGGGGCGGTGGCCTggacctgcctcccctccccgggTACCACCCCGGGAGCCCCTGTCCCCACAAGGCTCCAGGACCCCCAGCCCCTTGGTGCCACGCGGCAGCTCCCCGCTGCCACCCCGGCTCTCCAGCTCACCTGGGAAGACCATGCCCACCACCCAGAGCTTCGCCTCAGACCCCAAGTATGCCACACCCCAGGTGATCCAGGCACCTGGCCCCCGGGCTGGCCCCTGCATCTTACCCATTGTCCGCGATGGCAAGAAGGTCAGCAACACCCACTACTACCTGCTGCCTGAGCGCCCACCCTACCTGGAGCGCTACCAGCGCTTCCTACGTGAGACCCGGAGTCCCGAAGAGCCGGCCCCCATGCCTGTGCCCCTGCTGCTGCCCCCTCCCGGCATCCCAGCTCCTGCCGCCCCCACTGCCACCGTTCGACCAATGCCTCAGGCTGCCCCAGACCCCAAGGCTAACTTCTCCACCAACACCAGCAACTCAGGGGCCCAGCCGCCAGCCCTGAGGGCCACTGCTCGGCTGCCACAGAGGGGCTGCCCCGGGGACGGGCCAGAGGCTGGAAGGCCAGCAGACAAGATCCAGATG GTGGAGCAGCTCTTTGGTTTGGGTCTGCGGCCGCGAGGCGAGTGCCACAAAGTGCTGGAGATGTTCGACTGGAACTTGGAGCAGGCTGGCTGCCACCTGCTGGGCTCCTGCGGCCCAGCCCACCACAA GCGCTGA